The nucleotide sequence GATGCGCCGCCCCCGGATGACGGCGCGCTCGGCCGCGGCGCGCCACCCCGCGGGCGGCGTGGGGATGGGACTCACGCCAGCGCCCCGATCACGCGCAGGATCGCGCCCAGATCGTCGGTGGCCGACGCGAGCGACGCAGGGGAGTACCCGGCGAGGGATGCCCCGACCAGAGGCACGCGCTCACGCAGCCGCGCGACCGCGACGGTCAGCTCGGCCACGGTGACCCCGAAGGGCTCCGGATGGGCGTTGCCTGCGATCTCGGCGGGGTCGAGTGCGTCGATGTCTACGTGGATGTACACGGCGTCCGCACCGGTCGCAAGGACCGCGTCGGCAAGGGCGTCGCCCTCGCGCAGCGCCTCCACAGTGAGGGCCGCGATGCCGCGCTCCGACACGAGCTCGAGTTCGGGGTCGTCGAACGAGCGTGCACCGCCGACGACGACGCGGTCGGCGGCGATCGTTCCCGCGGGCAGGGCCAGACCGGGGTCGCCGTCGCCGATCACGGCGCGCAGCGCCATGCCCGCGAAGGCGCCCGATGGCGACGAGTCCGGCGAGTTGAGGTCGGGGTGCGCGTCGATCCAGACCACCGCGAGCCCGGGGGACCGGCGGGCGGCGTGCGCGATGGGGGCGAGTGCGATGCCGCAGTCGCCGCCGATCGTGAGCACGGGCTCGTCGGGCGCGGCGGCGTCGTGGGCGTCCAACGCCTGTGCGACCATCCCGCGCACGCGCTGCAGGGCGCTGAGGCGATGGATGCCCGTGCCCAGTGACTCGCCCGCCTCCATGGGGACGTCGAGCACGGTGGTGGAGGACCGAGGGAGGTCTCCCGCGATCGCCTGGGCGCCGTCGATGAGCTGCATCGCGCGGGAGGACGGGCTCCCCTGCCAC is from Microbacterium sp. LWH3-1.2 and encodes:
- a CDS encoding arginase family protein, which encodes MTRYLVVPQWQGSPSSRAMQLIDGAQAIAGDLPRSSTTVLDVPMEAGESLGTGIHRLSALQRVRGMVAQALDAHDAAAPDEPVLTIGGDCGIALAPIAHAARRSPGLAVVWIDAHPDLNSPDSSPSGAFAGMALRAVIGDGDPGLALPAGTIAADRVVVGGARSFDDPELELVSERGIAALTVEALREGDALADAVLATGADAVYIHVDIDALDPAEIAGNAHPEPFGVTVAELTVAVARLRERVPLVGASLAGYSPASLASATDDLGAILRVIGALA